One Gloeobacter morelensis MG652769 DNA window includes the following coding sequences:
- a CDS encoding PstS family phosphate ABC transporter substrate-binding protein — MNPVKNLMVATALTALVVGAALAQNTSGEQVKVNIDGSSTVYPISRAAVKAFEEQNKQYQGTIAVAFSGTGGGFKKFCSGEIDISDASRPILQKEIDACRNNNIAFMELPVAFDALTVVVHPKNTWASDLTVAELKKIWERSAQGKITRWNQVRPGFPDRPLKLYGPGRDSGTYDYFAEAILGSANTDTRSDYEASEDDDVLVKGVSEDANALGYFGYAYYEANNNKLKALAVDNGKGPVVPTDKNVEKGTYAPLSRPLFIYVNIVSTQNKPEVREFVNYYLENGEKLAASVGYVPLPAEGYHIASNHFFRGKRGTVYGGRAYLGLSIREVLLKTASF; from the coding sequence ATGAATCCGGTAAAAAACCTGATGGTCGCAACTGCGCTCACAGCGCTCGTGGTGGGTGCGGCACTGGCTCAGAACACCTCTGGTGAACAAGTAAAAGTAAATATTGATGGATCAAGCACGGTCTACCCGATCAGCCGGGCGGCCGTCAAAGCCTTTGAAGAGCAAAATAAGCAGTACCAGGGGACGATTGCCGTCGCCTTCTCCGGCACCGGCGGCGGCTTCAAGAAGTTCTGCAGCGGTGAGATCGATATTTCCGACGCCTCGCGGCCCATCTTGCAAAAAGAAATCGACGCCTGCCGCAACAACAACATCGCCTTTATGGAACTGCCGGTGGCCTTCGACGCGCTCACCGTCGTCGTCCACCCCAAGAACACCTGGGCAAGCGACCTCACCGTCGCCGAACTCAAAAAAATCTGGGAGCGCTCCGCCCAGGGCAAAATCACCCGCTGGAATCAGGTGCGCCCCGGCTTTCCTGACCGGCCGCTGAAGCTCTACGGACCCGGCCGCGACTCGGGCACCTACGATTACTTTGCCGAGGCCATTTTGGGCTCCGCCAACACCGACACCCGCAGCGATTACGAGGCATCCGAGGACGACGACGTACTGGTCAAAGGGGTCAGCGAAGATGCCAACGCGCTGGGTTATTTTGGCTACGCCTACTACGAAGCGAACAACAATAAACTGAAGGCACTCGCCGTCGATAATGGCAAAGGCCCCGTGGTCCCCACCGACAAGAATGTCGAAAAGGGCACCTACGCCCCGCTCTCGCGGCCGCTGTTTATCTACGTCAACATCGTCTCGACCCAAAACAAGCCCGAAGTGCGGGAATTTGTCAATTACTATCTCGAAAACGGCGAGAAACTGGCCGCCTCGGTGGGCTACGTGCCCTTGCCGGCAGAAGGCTACCATATCGCGAGCAACCACTTTTTCCGCGGCAAGCGCGGCACGGTCTACGGCGGTCGCGCCTACCTGGGGCTGAGTATCCGCGAGGTGCTCCTCAAAACCGCCAGTTTCTGA
- a CDS encoding PstS family phosphate ABC transporter substrate-binding protein, with the protein MVSVCNKAGFGLIATALLGTIAAASAAAQAVIKIDGSSTVFPVTEAAAGAFQKSTQGAVRVSVEVSGTGGGFKKFCRGETDISNASRPILQKEMDACKKAGIQYIELPVAYDALTVMVHPSNTWAGDLTVAELKKIWEPAAQIKITNWNQVRSSFPNVPLKLYGPGADSGTFDYFTEAVVGKAKASRGDYTASEDDNVLVQGIANDKNGLGYFGYAYYAENKNKLKAVGIDGGKGPVLPSDKTVEDGTYNPLSRPIFIYINAAAAAEKPELRQFVEYYLKNAPTLARQVKYVPLPAAAYTVSLGHFQQNRIGTVFGGKAEVGSKLEDLLARTPQY; encoded by the coding sequence ATGGTGTCGGTTTGCAACAAAGCAGGGTTCGGCCTGATCGCGACGGCTTTGCTGGGTACCATTGCCGCCGCCTCTGCCGCTGCACAGGCAGTGATCAAAATCGACGGTTCCAGCACGGTCTTTCCGGTTACCGAGGCTGCTGCCGGAGCATTTCAAAAAAGCACCCAGGGGGCGGTAAGGGTGAGCGTCGAGGTCTCAGGCACCGGCGGCGGCTTCAAGAAATTCTGCCGCGGCGAGACCGATATCTCCAACGCCTCGCGACCGATTCTCCAAAAAGAAATGGACGCCTGCAAAAAAGCGGGCATCCAGTATATCGAGCTGCCGGTGGCCTACGACGCGCTCACCGTCATGGTGCATCCCTCCAATACCTGGGCCGGTGATCTGACGGTAGCGGAACTCAAAAAAATCTGGGAACCGGCGGCACAGATCAAGATCACCAACTGGAATCAGGTGCGCTCATCGTTTCCGAACGTACCTTTGAAGCTCTACGGCCCCGGCGCCGACTCCGGCACCTTCGACTACTTCACCGAGGCGGTGGTCGGCAAAGCCAAAGCCAGCCGCGGTGATTACACGGCCTCCGAGGACGACAACGTCCTGGTGCAGGGCATCGCTAACGACAAAAACGGCCTCGGTTACTTCGGCTACGCCTACTACGCTGAAAATAAAAACAAGCTCAAGGCGGTGGGTATCGACGGGGGCAAAGGACCTGTGCTCCCCTCGGACAAGACGGTCGAGGACGGCACCTACAACCCCCTCTCGCGCCCCATCTTTATCTATATCAATGCCGCGGCGGCGGCCGAGAAGCCCGAGCTGCGGCAGTTCGTCGAGTACTACCTCAAGAACGCACCGACGCTTGCCAGGCAGGTGAAGTACGTACCGCTTCCGGCAGCAGCCTACACCGTTTCCCTGGGCCACTTTCAACAGAATCGCATCGGCACTGTCTTTGGTGGGAAAGCGGAGGTGGGCTCGAAGCTCGAAGACCTGCTTGCCCGCACACCTCAGTATTGA